Proteins found in one Mytilus edulis chromosome 2, xbMytEdul2.2, whole genome shotgun sequence genomic segment:
- the LOC139513581 gene encoding glyoxal reductase-like isoform X1 translates to MYSLRTVMVTIAKGLESRITFADGNSMPMFGLGMFNTNGIEAEKAVEYALSQGYRLIDTAELHGIEEEIGRGIEKSGVNREDVFVVNKLCENGYDRCKQVLMESLRKMKLNYIDLYCIHNPANGNNVETYKAMIELQEHGIIKSLGVSNFGVHHLEAFKSAGLPTPVINQIELHPWQQKTEIVNYCRANGIVLMGYSPLCKGRKFNNKLLIDIAERYRKSVPQILIRWSVQHGFVTIPKSSDQKHIETNADVFDWSLQEDDIELMKTFPDEYCTWNPCVSPWNG, encoded by the exons ATGTACAG TTTACGTACCGTCATGGTAACAATAGCGAAGGGTTTGGAATCGAGAATAACATTTGCTGATGGTAATTCAATGCCAATGTTTGGCCTTGGCATGTTTAATACTAATGGTATTGAAGCCGAGAAAGCGGTAGAATATGCACTGTCACAAGGGTACAGATTGATTGATACAGCTGAGCTCCATGG GATCGAAGAAGAGATTGGAAGAGGTATCGAGAAGTCTGGCGTAAACAGAGAAGACGTATTCGTTGTGAACAAGCTGTGTGAAAATGGTTACGATAGATGTAAACAAGTGTTAATGGAAAGCTTACGGAA aatgAAACTGAAttacatagatttgtattgtatTCATAATCCTGCAAATGGAAACAATGTGGAGACATATAAGGCGATGATAGAACTACAGGAACATGGGATAATAAA atctTTAGGTGTCAGTAACTTTGGTGTTCATCATCTAGAAGCATTTAAATCTGCCGGACTTCCTACTCCAGTGATCAATCAAATAGAGCTCCATCCATGGCAACAAAAAACTGAAATTGTTAACTATTGTCGTGCTAATGGTATTGTATTGATGGGATATTCACCTCTATGTAAAGGCAGAAAATTCAACAATAAGCTATTGATAGATATTGCAGAAAG atataggaaatcTGTACCTCAAATTTTGATTCGATGGAGCGTTCAGCATGGTTTTGTTACAATACCAAAATCCTCTGATCAAAAACATATAGAAACAAATGCCGATGTGTTCGATTGGTCTTTACAGGAAGATGACATAGAACTGATG
- the LOC139513581 gene encoding glyoxal reductase-like isoform X2: MVTIAKGLESRITFADGNSMPMFGLGMFNTNGIEAEKAVEYALSQGYRLIDTAELHGIEEEIGRGIEKSGVNREDVFVVNKLCENGYDRCKQVLMESLRKMKLNYIDLYCIHNPANGNNVETYKAMIELQEHGIIKSLGVSNFGVHHLEAFKSAGLPTPVINQIELHPWQQKTEIVNYCRANGIVLMGYSPLCKGRKFNNKLLIDIAERYRKSVPQILIRWSVQHGFVTIPKSSDQKHIETNADVFDWSLQEDDIELMKTFPDEYCTWNPCVSPWNG, from the exons ATGGTAACAATAGCGAAGGGTTTGGAATCGAGAATAACATTTGCTGATGGTAATTCAATGCCAATGTTTGGCCTTGGCATGTTTAATACTAATGGTATTGAAGCCGAGAAAGCGGTAGAATATGCACTGTCACAAGGGTACAGATTGATTGATACAGCTGAGCTCCATGG GATCGAAGAAGAGATTGGAAGAGGTATCGAGAAGTCTGGCGTAAACAGAGAAGACGTATTCGTTGTGAACAAGCTGTGTGAAAATGGTTACGATAGATGTAAACAAGTGTTAATGGAAAGCTTACGGAA aatgAAACTGAAttacatagatttgtattgtatTCATAATCCTGCAAATGGAAACAATGTGGAGACATATAAGGCGATGATAGAACTACAGGAACATGGGATAATAAA atctTTAGGTGTCAGTAACTTTGGTGTTCATCATCTAGAAGCATTTAAATCTGCCGGACTTCCTACTCCAGTGATCAATCAAATAGAGCTCCATCCATGGCAACAAAAAACTGAAATTGTTAACTATTGTCGTGCTAATGGTATTGTATTGATGGGATATTCACCTCTATGTAAAGGCAGAAAATTCAACAATAAGCTATTGATAGATATTGCAGAAAG atataggaaatcTGTACCTCAAATTTTGATTCGATGGAGCGTTCAGCATGGTTTTGTTACAATACCAAAATCCTCTGATCAAAAACATATAGAAACAAATGCCGATGTGTTCGATTGGTCTTTACAGGAAGATGACATAGAACTGATG